Below is a genomic region from Vicinamibacterales bacterium.
CTCCTTGACGGCTTCGCGAGTCTGCGTCTGGTCGCGCTGGGCCGCGAGCATCTGGGCGAAATGGGCGTATCCCAGCTTGTACTGCGCGTAGTCTGCGCGTCGGCTCGTTGGATAGAACGTCAGGAACTCGCGGTACTCGTTCACGGCGAGGATCAGGGCCTCGAGCGTGTTCTCACCCAGATAGGTATCGCCGAGACCGACCTTCGCGTCTGGCCGGTATTGGCTCTGCGGGTAGTTGTCCACGAGTTGCCGGAAGTACTCCCGGGCCTTCATCCACTTCTTCTTGTTGAGCGCCTCGGTGCCCTTGTCGTAGAGGAACTTGTCCGCCTCGGTGGTCACGCCCTTGGGAATCGTCGACCCGCTCGATGCGCAACCGGCCGAGATGGCCAGCAGGCCACAGACGGCGCCCACGGCGCAGAGGCGGGTGAGAATCAGTCGATTCACGTGCATACTCATTTCACTTCACTGATGCCCGGTTCAGCGCCGCCGCCAGCCACGCGTGCTCGGCCTGCAACCCTTGTTCGATTGTCACGGACGGAACGAAGCCGAGGTCGGTTCGGGCGCGTGACGTGTCGGCGTAGGTGTCGCGCATGTCGCCCTTCTGCGTTGCCTCGCGCCTGATGTCCAGCCGACGTCCGGCCTGGTGGCCGACGATCTCGAGAACCCGGTTGATCGACACCCTCGACCCACCACCAATATTGTACACGCGACCGGGGACACCCCGCGTGCCAGCCGCGATGGTTGCCGCCACGGCATCGAGCACGAACGTGAAATCGCGCGTCTGCTCACCGTCGCCGTAAAGCGTGATGGGCTGGTCGAGGATGGCGGCGCGCAGGAAGCGATGGAAACCCATGTCGGGGCGTTGGCGCGGCCCATAAACCGTGAAGTAGCGGAGCGAGACGCACGGGACGCCGTGATTGGCGTGGTAGAGGTTGCACATGTGTTCGGCGGCCAGCTTCGTCACCCCGTACGGCGAGAGGGGAGCCGGGACGGCCGTCTCGGTCATCGGCAGCGGCGTGTCGTCGCCGTAGACAGAGGAACTCGAGGCATACACGAGGCGTTCGATCGAGCTCCCCACGCACGCTTCGAGAAGGACCTGCGTGGCCTCGATGTTGTTGACCGTGTAGATCTGAAAGTCGCGGCCCCAGCTCTTGCGGACGCCGGCCTGTGCCGCCAGGTGGAACACGTGGGTCGTCGGGAGAAGCAGTCGCGTCAGATCCGCGTCCTGGATCCTCGACTCGACAAAGTCGAACGACGGCCGCGCCAGCAGCGTCGCGAGGTTCGCCTCCTTCGTGACGCGCGGGTAGTAGTCGGTGAAGCAATCGATGCCGGTGACCTGGGCTCCGTTGTCGAGCAGCTTGCCCGCCAGTGTCGAGCCGATGAACCCGGCAACTCCCGTGACCAACGCTTTCATGGGAACAGACTCCTCACGACGGGTGGCAATCGTCGCGGCCGACCCTCGCGGTCGATCGCCGCATGAACGGTCCAACCGGCAGCGGAGGGCACCGCCGCGCCAGGCAGGACCACCTCGTAGTCGAACCTGAGCCGGATGGGGGAGAGCAACGTGGCCCCCGTTCGGATCTCGACGTCCTCGTCGTACCGCACCGGCCGGCGGTACTCGCAGTGCGCTTCGATGACCGGCAGGATCGTGCCCTCGACCTCGAGTTGCCGGTACGACAAGCCCGTTGTCCTGAACCACTCGCAGCGCCCGACCTCGAACCAGACGAGATAGTTGGCATAGTACACAACACCCATCTTGTCCGTCTCGGCATAGCGCACCCGCAAGGAGGCAGTCGAGACACGGTCGCTGATCAGAGGGGCGGACATCTAGCGGGATCCGGACGCCGCCGCCTCTTCGGCGGCACGGCGCAGGGCGCGGGCGGCGGCCGTGATGTCGGACGCGTGGAAGATCGCCGAACCGGCAACGAGGATTTCGGCCCCGGCCTTCACAACCGGGCCGACGGTGTCGAGGTCGATGCCCCCGTCGATCTCGATGGGGGCCGCGTTACCGACCCGGTCGAGCATCGCACGAAGACTTCTCACTTTAGACTCGCTCCGCGGCAGAAAAGCCTGCCCGCCGAACCCGGGATTCACCGACATGAGCAGGACGTAGTCGACCTCACCCGCGATCTCCTCCAGTGTGCCGAGGGGCGTGGCAGGGTTGATGGCGACGCCGGCCTTCGCGCCCAGGCTCTTGATGAGCGCCACCGTTCGGTTGAGATGGTGGAGGGCCTCGACGTGGACCGAGACCATTGACGCGCCAGCCTCCACGAAGGCCTCGATGTAGCGGTCCGGCTCGCTGATCATCAGGTGCACATCGAGCGGCACCGTCGTGACCCGCCTGAGGGATCGGACCACCGGTGGCCCGATGGTGATATTCGGGACGAAGTGCCCGTCCATCACGTCCACGTGGATGAGATCCGCCCCGCCGCGTTCGGCGGCCCCGATGGCAGAGCCGAGCGCCGCGAAGTCAGCGGCCAGAATCGACGGAGCAAGGCGGATGATCACCGGCTGACCTCGAGCGAAACAGTGTCCCCGGGCGTCACCTGGAACCCCGCCTGGGGCGACTGTCGGATGACGACTCCGGCCGGTACGCCCGGATAGGGATGTTGCGCGACGACAGCCACGCGGAAGCCGCCGGACCGCAGGATGTCGGCCCCGCGGGCACCGTTGACCCCTATGAGATCCGGCATGACGTATGCGGCCGCCCGGTCGCTGCGATTCACCAGCAGCGACACCGAGACGGCGCGGGTCTGCGCCGGCGGGTCCTGCGCGACGATGGTGTCGGGCGGAAATTCGTTCGACCGTATTTCGGAGACCGCCGTGACGGCCAGGCCATCCTGCTGGAGCCGAAGCTGAGCCGTTCGTTCACTCTCTCCCACGACGCGTGGGACGGCGGCGATTCGGCCCCCCGAGCTGAGCCATACCTTGATCGTGCGCCCCCGACGGGCCGTTTCGCCGGCCGGAGGATCCTGCTGGGCGATTCGGCCCGCGGCGATCTTCGGGTCGACCCTGCGGCTCTCGTCAACTTTCACCGTCATGCCGAGTTCGACCACGATGGCGCTGGCGCTCTCCAGCGGGACGCCAACAAGTGCGGGCACCTTCACCTCTCGAACCCGTAGCGCGATGCGCGCGGCAAGGGCCGCAAACAGTACGTATGTCGAAAACAGGGCGACGGTGAGCAGGAGGATCTTCCCCGCGCTCCAGACCCGGGTCGTGAGTGCCATGAGCACCAGCGAATGTACTACAAGTGTTTTATTTCCACAAAGTAGCGGCTGAAAACGTGCGTCCTACCGACGCCGCTCGAGAACCGCGGCGAAGAAGCACTCGAGGCCGTGGAGGTCCGGTCGAGTCTGGAGGTACCCGGCTCGGGTGACGACGGCGGCCAACACGTTCCCCTGCGGACCGGCATCTGCCCGGACGAGCTCGAAATCGGGCCGGGCCGCCAGGAACGCCTCGACGACCGCCTCGTTCTCGTCAGGCTCACTGGAGCAGGTTGCGTAGACGAGGCGACCGCCGGGACGGACAGCGGCGGCTGAGCGGTCGAGCATGGCCCGCTGTGTGGCCGAGAGCGGCACCAGATCCTCGACCGATCGCCGCCAGCGAATGTCCGGGTCGCGCCTGATCGTTCCGAGTCCGGAGCACGGCGCATCCAGGAGCACGCAGTCGAACACGTCCTCGAAGGGCAGGGCCTTTGTCGCATCGAGCCGCACCAGGCGCACCGACCGGGCACCGCTCCGGCCGACCGCCTCGCGCAAGAGTGAGACGCGGCGCCCGCGGAAGTCGCTGGCCAGAATGAAACCGTGATCCTGCTGGCCGGCGGCCATCGCCAGCGTCTTGCCGCCCGGCGACGCGCACACGTCCAGCACGCGCTCGCCGGCGCGGGCACCGACGACGAGCGCCACCAACTGAGACCCCTCGTCCTGTACGAAGAAGTCGCCGTCGCTCGCCCCGGCCAGCTTGAGAGGATTTCCGTCGGTCACAAGCAGGGCGTCGGGAGCGTAGCGCGCGTGCTCGGTCGCGACGCCAGCCTCTGCCAGCCGCACCTGCAATTGCTCGCGCGAGACCCTCAGGGTGTTCGCTCGCACGGTGAGCGGAGCCGGACGATTGTTGAACGCCGCCCACGAGCGGGCGGCGTCGAAGTCCATCCGATCGAGCCAGCGCTCGACGAGCCACGCGGGGTGGGACAGCGTCGTGGCGAGATAGGCCACCTGGGTGTCTCGGCTGGCGCCCGGCGCGGGCAATTCCGGCAGGGGCAGGTGAGCCCTCTCGCGATCGACGCGCCGCAACACGGCGTTGACCAGACCCGCCGCGCTCTTCGTGCCCATCTCCTTCGCAAGCTCGACGGCGTCGTTGACGACAGCGCTCGTCGGCACGCGGTCGAGATGCAGCAGTTGATAGGCGCTGAGGCGGAGGATGTCGCGAACCTGCGGATCGAGCCGAGAGGTTGGCCGGCCAGCACATGCGGCGATGATGGCATCGAGCGCGCCCA
It encodes:
- the bamD gene encoding outer membrane protein assembly factor BamD gives rise to the protein MNRLILTRLCAVGAVCGLLAISAGCASSGSTIPKGVTTEADKFLYDKGTEALNKKKWMKAREYFRQLVDNYPQSQYRPDAKVGLGDTYLGENTLEALILAVNEYREFLTFYPTSRRADYAQYKLGYAHFAQMLAAQRDQTQTREAVKEFETFVERYPNSSLMPEARKKLRETQDRLSDSDYQVGYFYYRSRWYPGAVERFRAVLKTDPGYSNRDALYYFLADAYVKMNRKAEAVPLVDRLIKEFEKSEYLEKAKKLMVDLQSAEAAPEAKAQKKRP
- a CDS encoding NAD-dependent epimerase/dehydratase family protein; protein product: MKALVTGVAGFIGSTLAGKLLDNGAQVTGIDCFTDYYPRVTKEANLATLLARPSFDFVESRIQDADLTRLLLPTTHVFHLAAQAGVRKSWGRDFQIYTVNNIEATQVLLEACVGSSIERLVYASSSSVYGDDTPLPMTETAVPAPLSPYGVTKLAAEHMCNLYHANHGVPCVSLRYFTVYGPRQRPDMGFHRFLRAAILDQPITLYGDGEQTRDFTFVLDAVAATIAAGTRGVPGRVYNIGGGSRVSINRVLEIVGHQAGRRLDIRREATQKGDMRDTYADTSRARTDLGFVPSVTIEQGLQAEHAWLAAALNRASVK
- a CDS encoding thioesterase family protein, translated to MSAPLISDRVSTASLRVRYAETDKMGVVYYANYLVWFEVGRCEWFRTTGLSYRQLEVEGTILPVIEAHCEYRRPVRYDEDVEIRTGATLLSPIRLRFDYEVVLPGAAVPSAAGWTVHAAIDREGRPRRLPPVVRSLFP
- the rpe gene encoding ribulose-phosphate 3-epimerase codes for the protein MIIRLAPSILAADFAALGSAIGAAERGGADLIHVDVMDGHFVPNITIGPPVVRSLRRVTTVPLDVHLMISEPDRYIEAFVEAGASMVSVHVEALHHLNRTVALIKSLGAKAGVAINPATPLGTLEEIAGEVDYVLLMSVNPGFGGQAFLPRSESKVRSLRAMLDRVGNAAPIEIDGGIDLDTVGPVVKAGAEILVAGSAIFHASDITAAARALRRAAEEAAASGSR
- a CDS encoding PASTA domain-containing protein, whose product is MALTTRVWSAGKILLLTVALFSTYVLFAALAARIALRVREVKVPALVGVPLESASAIVVELGMTVKVDESRRVDPKIAAGRIAQQDPPAGETARRGRTIKVWLSSGGRIAAVPRVVGESERTAQLRLQQDGLAVTAVSEIRSNEFPPDTIVAQDPPAQTRAVSVSLLVNRSDRAAAYVMPDLIGVNGARGADILRSGGFRVAVVAQHPYPGVPAGVVIRQSPQAGFQVTPGDTVSLEVSR
- the rsmB gene encoding 16S rRNA (cytosine(967)-C(5))-methyltransferase RsmB, giving the protein MTRAAPARRSAYLVLKAVLHGRRDLPDALALARAHLPDERDAALTAEIATGTLRRMGALDAIIAACAGRPTSRLDPQVRDILRLSAYQLLHLDRVPTSAVVNDAVELAKEMGTKSAAGLVNAVLRRVDRERAHLPLPELPAPGASRDTQVAYLATTLSHPAWLVERWLDRMDFDAARSWAAFNNRPAPLTVRANTLRVSREQLQVRLAEAGVATEHARYAPDALLVTDGNPLKLAGASDGDFFVQDEGSQLVALVVGARAGERVLDVCASPGGKTLAMAAGQQDHGFILASDFRGRRVSLLREAVGRSGARSVRLVRLDATKALPFEDVFDCVLLDAPCSGLGTIRRDPDIRWRRSVEDLVPLSATQRAMLDRSAAAVRPGGRLVYATCSSEPDENEAVVEAFLAARPDFELVRADAGPQGNVLAAVVTRAGYLQTRPDLHGLECFFAAVLERRR